Proteins encoded within one genomic window of Flavobacterium sp. NG2:
- a CDS encoding TonB-dependent receptor, with the protein MDTKLIYLLTAFLLLFFGTVFSQETNAKELLKPKFTLSGVVSDGKNNENLIGVTLYFPELKTGTTTNEYGFYSITIPEGSYTVQISNLGFQTLATKVNLDKNIKTNFSLFAIEEVLNEVVISESRKTNISKPEMSVNKLSIAAIKKMPVVLGEVDVLKSILLLPGVTNAGEGASGFNVRGGGADQNLILLDEATIFNSSHVFGFFSVFNPDAIKDLKLYKGGIPARYGGRASSVLDIYQKDGSSTGFHLNGGIGLISSRLLAEGPIVKNKGSFLIGGRASYAHLFLKLSEEQKNNAAYFYDLNAKFSYKLNANNNVYLSGYFGRDLLSISKSFSNTYGNSTFNLRWNHLFHNKLFSNLSLIFSDYYYKIGIDLADFEWKSGIKNYNIKYDFKNYVSDSFKLNFGVNGIYYDFNPGTVAPTTANSGINFNQFDKKYAFEPAIYLDAEQQLSNKIALSYGLRYSLFYRLGQSTINRYANDQPVAYNQNTQTYQKATPIATQFYDQNKTIQSYNNLEPRMSIAYQLTENQSIKASYNRMVQYLQLVSNTSSPTPLDVWMPSDNYIKPQIADQVGLGYFKNFNTNKYSLEIETFYKKNQNRMDYIDGADLVANEAIEQVILNGQMRSYGLEFLIRKNEGKLTGWISYTLSKSEQQTPGRNSSEIGINNGQWYHSAYDKLHNIAVTSSYNLNKKWSFGANFILQSGQPVTYPNGQYTYQDILVPSYGLRNENRLPAYHHLDISATLTPHKNNNRNWKTEWVFSIYNLYNRQNTASINFKQNLDTGNNEAIRTSIFGMVPAISYNFKF; encoded by the coding sequence ATGGACACAAAACTAATTTATCTCTTAACAGCATTCTTGCTACTTTTTTTTGGTACTGTATTTTCGCAAGAAACCAATGCCAAAGAATTGCTAAAACCAAAATTTACTTTGAGCGGCGTTGTTTCTGACGGTAAGAACAACGAAAACTTAATTGGCGTAACTCTTTATTTTCCTGAACTCAAAACAGGCACTACAACCAATGAGTATGGTTTTTATTCCATAACAATTCCAGAGGGCAGTTATACGGTTCAAATAAGCAATCTGGGGTTTCAAACCCTAGCAACCAAAGTCAATCTGGACAAAAATATTAAAACTAATTTCAGCCTTTTTGCAATTGAAGAAGTGCTAAACGAGGTTGTAATCTCTGAGAGTAGAAAAACAAACATTTCTAAACCCGAAATGAGTGTCAACAAGCTCTCAATAGCTGCTATAAAAAAAATGCCCGTTGTTTTGGGCGAAGTTGATGTACTCAAATCCATCTTGTTGCTACCCGGAGTTACAAATGCTGGCGAGGGAGCTTCTGGTTTTAATGTTCGTGGCGGTGGTGCAGACCAAAATTTAATACTCTTGGACGAAGCTACAATTTTTAACTCCTCTCATGTTTTTGGTTTCTTTTCTGTTTTTAATCCAGATGCTATAAAGGATTTAAAATTATACAAAGGCGGCATCCCCGCAAGATATGGCGGCAGGGCATCTTCGGTTTTGGATATTTATCAAAAAGATGGCAGCAGTACGGGTTTTCATCTCAACGGAGGTATTGGGTTAATCTCCAGTAGATTATTGGCCGAGGGGCCAATTGTAAAAAACAAAGGCTCTTTTCTTATTGGTGGTCGTGCCTCTTATGCGCATTTGTTTTTAAAACTTTCTGAAGAACAAAAAAATAATGCTGCTTATTTTTATGATTTGAACGCGAAATTTTCTTATAAATTAAATGCAAATAACAATGTCTATTTGTCGGGTTATTTTGGTCGAGATTTGCTTAGTATAAGCAAAAGTTTTTCCAATACTTATGGCAATTCAACCTTTAACTTGCGCTGGAATCATTTGTTTCATAATAAATTATTTTCAAACTTATCCTTAATTTTTAGCGATTATTATTATAAAATAGGCATTGACTTGGCTGATTTTGAATGGAAATCTGGAATTAAAAATTACAATATCAAATATGATTTTAAGAATTATGTTTCTGATTCATTCAAATTAAATTTTGGTGTCAATGGTATTTATTATGATTTTAATCCAGGTACAGTAGCACCAACAACTGCAAATTCGGGGATAAATTTTAATCAATTTGACAAAAAATATGCTTTTGAACCCGCTATTTATCTTGATGCCGAACAGCAACTTTCTAACAAAATAGCCCTTTCTTATGGCTTGCGTTATAGTTTGTTTTATAGATTAGGGCAATCAACAATAAATAGATATGCCAATGACCAACCCGTAGCTTATAATCAAAATACGCAAACCTATCAAAAAGCGACCCCTATTGCAACCCAGTTTTATGACCAAAACAAAACCATTCAAAGCTATAATAACCTAGAACCAAGAATGTCTATCGCTTATCAATTGACCGAAAATCAATCAATAAAAGCGAGTTATAATAGAATGGTGCAATACCTACAATTAGTTTCAAATACTTCTTCGCCTACACCGCTAGATGTTTGGATGCCCAGTGATAATTATATAAAACCACAAATTGCAGACCAAGTTGGCTTGGGGTATTTTAAAAACTTTAATACAAACAAATATTCTCTTGAAATTGAAACTTTTTATAAAAAAAACCAAAACAGAATGGATTATATTGATGGAGCAGATTTGGTTGCCAATGAGGCCATTGAGCAAGTTATTCTAAACGGACAAATGCGTTCGTATGGTTTAGAGTTTTTAATCCGAAAAAATGAGGGAAAATTGACCGGTTGGATTTCTTATACTTTATCAAAATCGGAACAACAAACACCGGGCAGAAATAGTTCAGAAATTGGCATAAACAACGGCCAATGGTACCATTCGGCCTACGACAAATTACACAATATTGCTGTTACAAGTTCTTACAACTTAAATAAAAAATGGAGTTTTGGAGCCAATTTTATTCTCCAATCCGGGCAACCCGTAACCTACCCAAATGGTCAATACACCTACCAAGATATTCTAGTGCCAAGTTATGGATTAAGAAACGAAAATAGATTGCCTGCCTATCATCATTTGGATATTTCGGCAACCCTTACGCCTCATAAAAACAATAATCGAAATTGGAAAACAGAATGGGTTTTTAGTATTTACAATTTGTACAATCGCCAGAATACTGCTTCCATCAATTTTAAACAAAATCTGGATACTGGGAATAATGAAGCCATCAGAACTTCAATTTTTGGGATGGTTCCGGCCATTAGCTACAATTTTAAATTTTAA
- a CDS encoding LytTR family DNA-binding domain-containing protein: MDKLSCIIIEDEPLALERTKGFVLKIPFLKLCGTFDNALDGLSFLKSNTVDLLFLDINMDELSGIELLESSKIESEVIITTAYQEYALKGYELNVADYLLKPFTFERFLKAVNRVQESKTQPIIAQHDYIFVKTENRLEKINLNDILFIEGMRDYRKIHTINKRIMTLQNFGELEQIIPSTLVCRVHKSYMVAINKIESVERKRIKVANTIIPISETYKDLFFELIKNKI, from the coding sequence ATGGATAAACTATCTTGCATTATTATAGAAGACGAACCTTTGGCTCTTGAGAGAACCAAAGGTTTTGTGCTTAAAATTCCTTTTTTAAAGCTGTGTGGCACTTTTGACAATGCCCTTGATGGACTTTCTTTTTTAAAATCAAATACAGTTGATTTGCTTTTTTTAGACATTAATATGGACGAATTATCTGGTATTGAGTTACTCGAAAGTTCAAAAATAGAAAGTGAAGTCATTATAACCACAGCCTACCAAGAATATGCTTTAAAAGGATATGAACTAAATGTTGCTGATTACTTATTAAAACCCTTTACTTTTGAGCGGTTTTTGAAAGCCGTAAACCGAGTACAGGAAAGTAAAACCCAACCAATAATTGCTCAACACGATTATATTTTTGTGAAAACAGAAAATAGGCTCGAAAAAATAAATTTAAACGACATTTTGTTTATAGAAGGCATGAGGGATTATCGTAAAATTCACACCATCAATAAACGAATCATGACTTTGCAAAATTTTGGCGAATTGGAGCAAATAATCCCCTCGACATTAGTTTGCCGAGTACACAAATCCTATATGGTGGCTATTAATAAAATAGAATCTGTAGAACGCAAGCGAATAAAAGTTGCCAATACAATCATTCCGATTTCAGAAACCTACAAAGACCTTTTTTTTGAATTAATTAAGAATAAAATATAA